In Poecile atricapillus isolate bPoeAtr1 chromosome W, bPoeAtr1.hap1, whole genome shotgun sequence, one DNA window encodes the following:
- the LOC131592015 gene encoding host cell factor 2-like isoform X2, with amino-acid sequence MAAAAAGLSWRRVSSFTGPVPRSRHGHRAVAIRELLIIFGGGNEGIADELHVYNTVTNQWFLPAVRGDIPPGCAAHGFVCDGTRILVFGGMVEYGRYSNDLYELQASRWLWKKVKPQAPSNGSPPCPRLGHSFSLYGNKCYLFGGLANESEDSNNNVPRYLNDFYELELQHGSGVVGWSIPVTKGILPSPRESHTAIVYCRKDVGSPKMYIFGGMCGCRLNDLWELDIETMTWSRPETKGTVPLPRSLHTANVIGNKMYVFGGWVPQSAGGEISAPDGEWKCTGSFSYLNLDTTEWIGLISDCQEDKSNLLPGPRAGHCAVAVGTRLYIWSGRDGYRKAWNNQVCCKDLWYLDTERPLAPSQVQLIRATTNSFQLKWDEVPTVEGYLLQLHADSPVPPVAGIPGTGVPETSVLSSQGGCSLHQSPQSLPSVPYPETKVDHPSQTNNLIPNNVQVALSSSSKVEGKEKVAAPENKVTQETMKNHADATGFKESNAPSLLPVCTSSAQTSANVGELHDLDKQSVNPDASVSSTVSSTQTMVTQQAVKTESSSTNGAVVKDETSLTTFNSKSEAAETAFAMPSTRVNTGQTNDSHSSRAPQRPPAPVKTRDRRWYDVGIFKNNSAVVSQFYLLPEETLNINSKAEGADVPDYRLLKKQDLFPGTVYRFRVAAINGCGVGPFSKISEFKTCIPGFPGAPSTVKITKSVDCIHLSWEPPASPSGNILEYSAYLAIRSTQLQENPSQLVFMRIYCGLKTSCIVTAAQLSNAHVDYTSRPAIVFRISAKNERGYGPATQVRWLQDMKTSGSK; translated from the exons ATggcggcggccgccgccggGCTGAGCTGGAGGCGGGTGTCCTCCTTCACGGGGCCGGTGCCGCGCTCCCGCCACGGGCACCGCGCGGTCGCCATCCGAGAGCTGCTCATCATCTTCGGCGGCGGCAACGAGGGCATCGCCGACGAGCTGCACGTCTACAACACGg TTACAAATCAATGGTTCCTTCCTGCTGTAAGAGGAGATATTCCTCCAGGCTGTGCAGCACATGGATTTGTTTGTGATGGTACCAGAATACTAGTTTTTGGAGGAATGGTTGAATATGGAAGATATAGTAATGATTTATATGAATTGCAG GCAAGTCGATGGCTCTGGAAAAAAGTGAAACCTCAAGCTCCTTCAAACGGATCTCCACCCTGTCCTCGGCTTGGCCACAGCTTTTCTTTGTATGGTAACAAGTGCTATTTATTTGGTGGCCTGGCAAATGAAAGTGAAGATTCAAATAATAATGTTCCCAG ATATTTAAATGATTTCTATGAACTGGAGCTGCAACATGGGTCTGGCGTGGTCGGCTGGAGTATTCCTGTGACCAAAGGAATCTTGCCATCTCCCCGAGAATCTCACACAGCCATTGTGTACTGCAGAAAAGATGTGGGAAGCCCAAAGATGTATATTTTTGGAGGCATGTGTGGCTGTCGGCTTAATGATCTCTGGGAACTTGACATTG AAACCATGACCTGGTCAAGACCAGAAACCAAAGGGACAGTACCACTTCCTCGCAGTCTCCATACGGCCAATGTAATAGGAAACAA aaTGTATGTTTTTGGTGGATGGGTTCCACAGTCAGCAGGAGGTGAAATTTCTGCTCCTGATGGCGAATGGAAGTGCACCGGTTCATTTTCTTACCTTAATTTGG ATACCACAGAATGGATAGGTCTGATCTCAGATTGCCAGGAGGACAAAAGTAACTTGTTACCAGGGCCAAGAGCAGGACACTGTGCTGTAGCTGTTGGCACTCGTCTGTATATCTGGAGTGGTAGAGATGGTTACAGAAAAGCTTGGAACAATCAAGTTTGCTGCAAAGATCTTTGGTACCTTGATACTG AGAGACCTCTAGCACCATCACAGGTACAGCTGATCAGAGCTACAACCAACTCTTTTCAACTGAAGTGGGATGAGGTACCTACAGTTGAAGGATACCTTCTTCAGTTACATGCTGACTCACCAGTGCCACCGGTGGCTGGAATTCCTGGTACTGGTGTTCCTGAGACATCAGTGCTGAGTTCACAAG GTGGCTGTTCTCTCCATCAGAGTCCACAATCATTGCCTAGCGTACCTTATCCAGAAACGAAGGTGGATCATCCCAGCCAAACAAATAATCTCATTCCTAATAAT GTCCAAGTTGCCCTTTCATCCAGTTCAAAAgtagaaggaaaagaaaaggttgCAGCACCTGAAAATAAGGTTACACAGGAGACTATGAAAAACCATGCAGATGCTACAGGATTCAAAGAATCAAATGCCCCTTCTCTTTTGCCTGTCTGTACTTCAA gtgctCAGACATCAGCAAATGTAGGTGAATTACATGACTTGGACAAACAAAGTGTAAATCCTGATGCTTCTGTATCCAGTACTGTCTCCAGCACACAAACTATGGTAACCCAGCAGGCTGTTAAAACTGAATCATCAAGTACAAATGGGGCAGTTGTTAAAGATGAAACTTCACTAACAACATTCAATTCAAAATCTGAAG ctgctgaaactgcttttGCCATGCCTTCAACAAGGGTCAATACTGGACAGACAAATGATTCACACTCTTCT AGAGCTCCCCAGAGGCCGCCAGCACCGGTGAAAACCAGGGACCGCCGGTGGTATGATGTGGGAATTTTTAAGAACAACAGTGCTGTGGTGAGCCAGTTCTACCTGCTGCCAGAGGAAACACTGAACATCAATAGCAAG gCGGAAGGTGCAGATGTACCAGACTACAGATTACTTAAGAAACAGGATCTGTTTCCAGGCACAGTGTACAGGTTCAGAGTTGCTGCAATTAATGGCTGTGGTGTTGGGCCTTTCAGTAAAATCAGTGAATTCAAGACATGCATTCCAGGTTTTCCTGGAGCTCCTTCAACAGTCAAAATCACCAAG aGTGTAGACTGCATTCATCTTTCTTGGGAGCCTCCTGCTTCACCCtctggaaatattttagaatattcTGCCTACTTAGCTATCCGTTCCACGCAATTACAGGAAAATCCAAGTCAGCTTGTATTTATGAGGATATACTGTGGTCTCAAAACTTCCTGCATAGTGACTGCTGCCCAGCTTTCCAATGCCCACGTGGATTACACCTCCCGGCCTGCCATAGTGTTCAGGATTTCAGCCAAGAACGAGAGGGGCTATGGCCCGGCCACGCAGGTCCGGTGGCTTCAAG ATATGAAAACATCAGGCTCAAAGTAG
- the LOC131592015 gene encoding host cell factor 2-like isoform X1 — protein sequence MAAAAAGLSWRRVSSFTGPVPRSRHGHRAVAIRELLIIFGGGNEGIADELHVYNTVTNQWFLPAVRGDIPPGCAAHGFVCDGTRILVFGGMVEYGRYSNDLYELQASRWLWKKVKPQAPSNGSPPCPRLGHSFSLYGNKCYLFGGLANESEDSNNNVPRYLNDFYELELQHGSGVVGWSIPVTKGILPSPRESHTAIVYCRKDVGSPKMYIFGGMCGCRLNDLWELDIETMTWSRPETKGTVPLPRSLHTANVIGNKMYVFGGWVPQSAGGEISAPDGEWKCTGSFSYLNLDTTEWIGLISDCQEDKSNLLPGPRAGHCAVAVGTRLYIWSGRDGYRKAWNNQVCCKDLWYLDTERPLAPSQVQLIRATTNSFQLKWDEVPTVEGYLLQLHADSPVPPVAGIPGTGVPETSVLSSQGGCSLHQSPQSLPSVPYPETKVDHPSQTNNLIPNNVQVALSSSSKVEGKEKVAAPENKVTQETMKNHADATGFKESNAPSLLPVCTSSAQTSANVGELHDLDKQSVNPDASVSSTVSSTQTMVTQQAVKTESSSTNGAVVKDETSLTTFNSKSEAAETAFAMPSTRVNTGQTNDSHSSRAPQRPPAPVKTRDRRWYDVGIFKNNSAVVSQFYLLPEETLNINSKAEGADVPDYRLLKKQDLFPGTVYRFRVAAINGCGVGPFSKISEFKTCIPGFPGAPSTVKITKSVDCIHLSWEPPASPSGNILEYSAYLAIRSTQLQENPSQLVFMRIYCGLKTSCIVTAAQLSNAHVDYTSRPAIVFRISAKNERGYGPATQVRWLQGKVTVTHSI from the exons ATggcggcggccgccgccggGCTGAGCTGGAGGCGGGTGTCCTCCTTCACGGGGCCGGTGCCGCGCTCCCGCCACGGGCACCGCGCGGTCGCCATCCGAGAGCTGCTCATCATCTTCGGCGGCGGCAACGAGGGCATCGCCGACGAGCTGCACGTCTACAACACGg TTACAAATCAATGGTTCCTTCCTGCTGTAAGAGGAGATATTCCTCCAGGCTGTGCAGCACATGGATTTGTTTGTGATGGTACCAGAATACTAGTTTTTGGAGGAATGGTTGAATATGGAAGATATAGTAATGATTTATATGAATTGCAG GCAAGTCGATGGCTCTGGAAAAAAGTGAAACCTCAAGCTCCTTCAAACGGATCTCCACCCTGTCCTCGGCTTGGCCACAGCTTTTCTTTGTATGGTAACAAGTGCTATTTATTTGGTGGCCTGGCAAATGAAAGTGAAGATTCAAATAATAATGTTCCCAG ATATTTAAATGATTTCTATGAACTGGAGCTGCAACATGGGTCTGGCGTGGTCGGCTGGAGTATTCCTGTGACCAAAGGAATCTTGCCATCTCCCCGAGAATCTCACACAGCCATTGTGTACTGCAGAAAAGATGTGGGAAGCCCAAAGATGTATATTTTTGGAGGCATGTGTGGCTGTCGGCTTAATGATCTCTGGGAACTTGACATTG AAACCATGACCTGGTCAAGACCAGAAACCAAAGGGACAGTACCACTTCCTCGCAGTCTCCATACGGCCAATGTAATAGGAAACAA aaTGTATGTTTTTGGTGGATGGGTTCCACAGTCAGCAGGAGGTGAAATTTCTGCTCCTGATGGCGAATGGAAGTGCACCGGTTCATTTTCTTACCTTAATTTGG ATACCACAGAATGGATAGGTCTGATCTCAGATTGCCAGGAGGACAAAAGTAACTTGTTACCAGGGCCAAGAGCAGGACACTGTGCTGTAGCTGTTGGCACTCGTCTGTATATCTGGAGTGGTAGAGATGGTTACAGAAAAGCTTGGAACAATCAAGTTTGCTGCAAAGATCTTTGGTACCTTGATACTG AGAGACCTCTAGCACCATCACAGGTACAGCTGATCAGAGCTACAACCAACTCTTTTCAACTGAAGTGGGATGAGGTACCTACAGTTGAAGGATACCTTCTTCAGTTACATGCTGACTCACCAGTGCCACCGGTGGCTGGAATTCCTGGTACTGGTGTTCCTGAGACATCAGTGCTGAGTTCACAAG GTGGCTGTTCTCTCCATCAGAGTCCACAATCATTGCCTAGCGTACCTTATCCAGAAACGAAGGTGGATCATCCCAGCCAAACAAATAATCTCATTCCTAATAAT GTCCAAGTTGCCCTTTCATCCAGTTCAAAAgtagaaggaaaagaaaaggttgCAGCACCTGAAAATAAGGTTACACAGGAGACTATGAAAAACCATGCAGATGCTACAGGATTCAAAGAATCAAATGCCCCTTCTCTTTTGCCTGTCTGTACTTCAA gtgctCAGACATCAGCAAATGTAGGTGAATTACATGACTTGGACAAACAAAGTGTAAATCCTGATGCTTCTGTATCCAGTACTGTCTCCAGCACACAAACTATGGTAACCCAGCAGGCTGTTAAAACTGAATCATCAAGTACAAATGGGGCAGTTGTTAAAGATGAAACTTCACTAACAACATTCAATTCAAAATCTGAAG ctgctgaaactgcttttGCCATGCCTTCAACAAGGGTCAATACTGGACAGACAAATGATTCACACTCTTCT AGAGCTCCCCAGAGGCCGCCAGCACCGGTGAAAACCAGGGACCGCCGGTGGTATGATGTGGGAATTTTTAAGAACAACAGTGCTGTGGTGAGCCAGTTCTACCTGCTGCCAGAGGAAACACTGAACATCAATAGCAAG gCGGAAGGTGCAGATGTACCAGACTACAGATTACTTAAGAAACAGGATCTGTTTCCAGGCACAGTGTACAGGTTCAGAGTTGCTGCAATTAATGGCTGTGGTGTTGGGCCTTTCAGTAAAATCAGTGAATTCAAGACATGCATTCCAGGTTTTCCTGGAGCTCCTTCAACAGTCAAAATCACCAAG aGTGTAGACTGCATTCATCTTTCTTGGGAGCCTCCTGCTTCACCCtctggaaatattttagaatattcTGCCTACTTAGCTATCCGTTCCACGCAATTACAGGAAAATCCAAGTCAGCTTGTATTTATGAGGATATACTGTGGTCTCAAAACTTCCTGCATAGTGACTGCTGCCCAGCTTTCCAATGCCCACGTGGATTACACCTCCCGGCCTGCCATAGTGTTCAGGATTTCAGCCAAGAACGAGAGGGGCTATGGCCCGGCCACGCAGGTCCGGTGGCTTCAAGGTAAagtcactgtcacacacagcatttga